The Actinomyces sp. oral taxon 414 genome has a segment encoding these proteins:
- the xerD gene encoding site-specific tyrosine recombinase XerD, giving the protein MRGYLAHLRVERGLSPNTLAAYERDLSRYTDFLSARGINAPDAVSEEDVSAFVEAIRAGDDGGSPLAASSASRTVTAVRGWHRFLLAEGSTAVDPAAVVRPPQVGRRLPKALTVEEARRLLEAAGDPDSPTGLRDRALLELLYATGARISEAVGLAVDDLDRDSHCVRLFGKGRKERIVPVGRCARDALDAYLVRGRPVLAQRGRGAPEVFLNTLGRPLSRQSAWGVLRQAAGRAGLGEGRHVSPHTLRHSFATHLLAGGADVRVVQEMLGHASVTTTQIYTKVTVEHLRRVYAASHPRARG; this is encoded by the coding sequence GGTATCTGGCGCACCTGCGCGTCGAGCGGGGCCTGAGCCCCAACACCCTGGCGGCCTATGAACGCGACCTGAGCCGCTACACCGACTTCCTGTCCGCCCGCGGGATCAACGCGCCCGACGCGGTGAGCGAGGAGGACGTGTCCGCCTTCGTCGAGGCCATTCGCGCGGGCGACGACGGCGGCAGCCCCCTGGCCGCGTCCTCGGCGTCGCGCACCGTCACCGCCGTGCGCGGATGGCACCGGTTCCTCCTGGCCGAGGGCTCCACCGCCGTCGACCCGGCCGCCGTCGTGCGCCCGCCCCAGGTGGGTCGCCGCCTGCCCAAGGCGCTGACCGTGGAGGAGGCGCGCCGCCTCCTGGAGGCGGCCGGCGACCCCGACTCGCCGACGGGGCTGCGCGACCGGGCGCTGCTGGAGCTGCTGTACGCCACCGGGGCCCGCATCTCCGAGGCCGTGGGCCTGGCCGTGGACGACCTGGACCGCGACTCGCACTGCGTGCGCCTGTTCGGTAAGGGACGCAAGGAGCGCATTGTCCCGGTGGGCCGCTGCGCCCGCGACGCCCTGGACGCCTACCTGGTGCGCGGGCGCCCGGTCCTGGCCCAGCGGGGGCGGGGGGCGCCCGAGGTCTTCCTCAACACCCTGGGCCGGCCCCTGTCGCGCCAGTCGGCCTGGGGCGTGCTCCGCCAGGCGGCCGGGCGCGCGGGCCTGGGGGAGGGGCGGCACGTGTCCCCCCACACCCTGCGCCACTCCTTCGCCACCCACCTGCTCGCCGGGGGCGCCGACGTGCGCGTGGTCCAGGAGATGCTCGGGCACGCCTCGGTGACCACCACGCAGATATACACCAAGGTCACGGTTGAGCATCTGCGCAGGGTTTACGCCGCCAGCCATCCGCGCGCCCGGGGCTGA